A region of Micropterus dolomieu isolate WLL.071019.BEF.003 ecotype Adirondacks linkage group LG01, ASM2129224v1, whole genome shotgun sequence DNA encodes the following proteins:
- the tmem14ca gene encoding transmembrane protein 14C isoform X1, with amino-acid sequence MFIYLLLPQLVFCNSSVVQHSDSPLGILAHVTNMSVDWVGYGYAALIATGGVVGYAKAGSVPSLAAGLLFGGLAGFGAYQISNDPNNVWVSLATSGALTGVMGKRFYGSRKFMPAGLMAGVSLLMVGKLSLALLQKPQES; translated from the exons ATGTTTATATATCTTCTTTTGCCTCAGCTAGTTTTCTGTAACAGCTCTGTGGTGCAGCACTCAGACAGTCCTTTAGGTATTCTTGCACAT GTGACCAACATGTCTGTGGATTGGGTAGGATATGGATACGCAGCCCTTATCGCAACCGGGGGAGTCGTTGGCTATGCGAAAGCag gCAGTGTCCCCTCCCTTGCTGCTGGTCTTCTCTTCGGTGGCCTCGCAGGTTTTGGTGCCTACCAGATCTCCAATGACCCCAATAATGTTTGGGTGTCCCTCG CTACATCAGGAGCTCTGACTGGCGTCATGGGAAAGAGGTTCTATGGATCCAGGAAGTTCATGCCAGCTGGTTTGATGGCTGGTGTAAG TCTTCTGATGGTGGGAAAGCTAAGTTTGGCATTGCTCCAGAAACCCCAGGAGTCCTGA
- the tmem14ca gene encoding transmembrane protein 14C isoform X2, with protein sequence MSVDWVGYGYAALIATGGVVGYAKAGSVPSLAAGLLFGGLAGFGAYQISNDPNNVWVSLATSGALTGVMGKRFYGSRKFMPAGLMAGVSLLMVGKLSLALLQKPQES encoded by the exons ATGTCTGTGGATTGGGTAGGATATGGATACGCAGCCCTTATCGCAACCGGGGGAGTCGTTGGCTATGCGAAAGCag gCAGTGTCCCCTCCCTTGCTGCTGGTCTTCTCTTCGGTGGCCTCGCAGGTTTTGGTGCCTACCAGATCTCCAATGACCCCAATAATGTTTGGGTGTCCCTCG CTACATCAGGAGCTCTGACTGGCGTCATGGGAAAGAGGTTCTATGGATCCAGGAAGTTCATGCCAGCTGGTTTGATGGCTGGTGTAAG TCTTCTGATGGTGGGAAAGCTAAGTTTGGCATTGCTCCAGAAACCCCAGGAGTCCTGA
- the tfap2a gene encoding transcription factor AP-2-alpha, whose product MEDSSLSECEMENKGTSGRNEPVGLPIASSAGFSPSSEDRHDGTSNGTARLPQLGGVGQSPYTSAPPLSHTPNSDFQPPYFPPPYQPIYPQSQDPYSHVNDPYSLNSLHAQPQPQHPGWPGQRQGQESGLLHQHRSLPHQLCRDYRREVLLPSGHGIDTGLSDSIPIHGIPHSLEDVQSVEDQGIHIPDQTVIKKGPVSLSKNNNISAIPVNKDGLFGGVVNPNEVFCSVPGRLSLLSSTSKYKVTVAEVQRRLSPPECLNASLLGGVLRRAKSKNGGRSLREKLDKIGLNLPAGRRKAANVTLLTSLVEGEAVHLARDFGYVCETEFPAKAVAEYVNRQHSDPNEQVQRKNMLLATKQVCKEFTDLLSQDRSPLGNSRPQPILEPGIQSCLTHFSLISHGFGTPALCAAVTALQNYLTEAIKAMDKMYLNNNPNSHSDNGTKGGDKDEKHRK is encoded by the exons ATGGAGGACAGCTCGCTGTCGGAGTGTGAGATGGAAAACAAAGGGACGAGTGGTAGAAATGAGCCTGTCGGATTGCCCATAGCGTCGTCTGCTGGATTTTCACCCAGTTCAGAG GACCGTCACGACGGCACCAGCAATGGGACAGCCAGGCTACCTCAACTGGGCGGCGTGGGCCAGAGTCCCTACACGAGCGCCCCTCCGCTCTCCCACACGCCGAACTCGGACTTCCAGCCCCCGTACTTCCCCCCACCCTACCAGCCCATCTACCCGCAGTCTCAGGACCCTTACTCGCACGTCAACGACCCGTACTCTCTCAACTCCCTGCACGCCCAGCCGCAGCCGCAGCACCCGGGCTGGCCGGGCCAGAGGCAGGGTCAGGAGAGCGGCCTGCTGCACCAGCACCGCAGCCTGCCCCACCAGCTGTGCCGGGACTACCGCAGGGAAGTGCTCCTACCGTCCGGCCACGGCATCGATACTGGACTGTCAGACTCTATCCCTATCCATGGAATACCTCACTCTTTAGAAGACGTTCAG TCTGTTGAGGATCAAGGAATTCACATTCCCGACCAGACTGTAATTAAAAAAG GTCCAGTGTCTTTATCCAAGAACAACAACATCTCAGCCATCCCCGTAAATAAAGACGGTCTTTTCGGAGGGGTGGTAAACCCCAACGAGGTGTTCTGCTCAGTTCCGGGTCGCCTGTCCCTCCTCAGCTCCACATCAAAGTACAAGGTCACGGTGGCGGAGGTGCAGAGACGCCTCTCGCCGCCCGAGTGCCTCAACGCCTCTCTTCTGGGCGGGGTGCTGAGGAG GGCCAAGTCTAAGAACGGGGGAAGATCCTTAAGGGAGAAGCTGGATAAAATCGGCTTGAATCTACCTGCAGGCAGACGCAAGGCAGCAAACGTCACCTTGCTGACGTCACTAGTCGAAG GCGAGGCGGTACATCTTGCCAGGGATTTTGGTTATGTATGCGAGACCGAGTTTCCAGCCAAGGCAGTAGCTGAATATGTAAACCGTCAGCATTCCGACCCAAACGAACAAGTCCAAAGAAAAAACATGCTATTGGCCACGAA GCAAGTCTGCAAAGAGTTCacagacctgctgtcccaggacCGCTCGCCGCTGGGAAACTCACGGCCGCAGCCAATTCTTGAACCGGGAATCCAGAGCTGTTTGACCCACTTCAGTCTAATCTCGCACGGTTTCGGGACCCCGGCACTGTGCGCGGCTGTCACAGCCCTGCAGAACTATCTGACCGAGGCTATCAAAGCCATGGACAAAATGTACCTCAACAACAACCCCAACAGTCACTCAGATAACGGCACTAAAGGCGGAGACAAAGACGAGAAGCACAGAAAGTGA